In a single window of the Pandoraea pulmonicola genome:
- a CDS encoding RNase A-like domain-containing protein produces the protein MPEADLANRLATWNVSSASTFTDRATEETTVSAVVNSNTSSIRSYLLGNSSGYLAIEYTSPTPVGTSLSRDATSAASINNVRVLITKNSRKSTGYRIVTGYPRQ, from the coding sequence ATGCCAGAAGCGGATCTCGCGAATCGCTTGGCAACGTGGAACGTGTCATCGGCTTCCACGTTCACTGATCGCGCAACCGAGGAGACTACGGTCTCCGCAGTAGTGAATTCGAACACGTCGTCGATTCGGAGCTATCTGTTGGGAAATTCAAGCGGCTATTTGGCGATTGAGTACACGTCGCCAACACCGGTTGGTACCAGCCTCAGTCGCGATGCGACAAGCGCCGCTTCGATCAATAACGTCAGAGTCCTGATTACGAAGAATTCTAGAAAGTCAACGGGCTACAGAATTGTGACGGGGTACCCACGCCAATAA
- a CDS encoding IS5 family transposase, translated as MRRDTSKKCEPKTRYRVRNWSAYNAGLINRGNVTMWIDDAALADIPDAEPTRGRPRLYSAALIQALLGIKTVYRLPLRALQGFAQSLRELAFATLSVPNYTTLCRRAQTLEVQLPIVGDGEPIHLVVDSTGVKVYGEGEWKVRQHGYSKRRTWRKVHLGLDANTGQVRAALMTHQDVADGDVLAELLDQIPDDERLDVIGGDGAYDTKPCHAAIAARGATSSIPPCEGAAHWPANTSGATWRNDAVDAIARVGRREWKKDSGYHRRSLAENVMYRFKTLTGNCLWARRTESQATKVAIRVGVLNRMADIARPQSVRIAQRRKHGSYFVLRLDLCNNAIQMDPC; from the coding sequence ATGCGCAGGGACACAAGCAAGAAGTGCGAGCCGAAGACGCGCTATCGTGTCAGGAACTGGTCTGCCTACAACGCCGGCCTGATCAACCGAGGTAACGTCACGATGTGGATCGATGACGCCGCCCTTGCCGACATACCGGACGCCGAGCCAACCCGCGGCCGTCCGCGTCTGTACAGCGCCGCGCTGATCCAGGCCCTGCTGGGCATCAAGACAGTGTACCGCCTGCCGCTGCGCGCGCTGCAAGGCTTCGCGCAAAGCCTGCGCGAGCTGGCTTTCGCCACCTTGTCCGTGCCGAACTACACGACGCTCTGCCGCCGTGCGCAAACGCTTGAGGTCCAACTGCCGATCGTTGGCGATGGCGAGCCGATCCATCTGGTGGTCGACAGCACCGGCGTGAAGGTCTACGGCGAGGGCGAATGGAAGGTGCGCCAGCATGGCTATTCGAAGCGTCGCACGTGGCGCAAGGTGCATCTCGGGCTCGACGCGAATACGGGTCAGGTGCGTGCCGCGTTGATGACGCATCAGGATGTCGCCGACGGCGACGTCCTGGCCGAACTGCTGGACCAGATACCGGACGACGAACGACTCGATGTCATCGGCGGTGATGGCGCCTACGACACCAAGCCATGCCATGCCGCGATCGCCGCGCGCGGCGCAACGTCCTCGATTCCGCCATGCGAAGGCGCTGCTCATTGGCCCGCGAACACATCCGGCGCGACGTGGCGCAACGACGCGGTCGATGCGATCGCCCGCGTCGGTCGCCGCGAATGGAAGAAGGACAGCGGGTACCACCGGCGCTCGCTCGCGGAAAACGTGATGTATCGCTTCAAGACGCTCACGGGTAACTGCTTGTGGGCACGACGCACCGAATCGCAGGCAACCAAGGTTGCCATCCGAGTGGGCGTGCTGAACCGCATGGCGGACATCGCACGTCCGCAATCCGTCCGCATTGCCCAACGCCGTAAACATGGGAGTTACTTCGTCCTCAGACTCGATTTATGCAACAACGCCATACAGATGGATCCCTGTTAA
- a CDS encoding LysR substrate-binding domain-containing protein — MKFKQVEAFRAVIQTGSMTAAADALHTSQPNISRLIGQLEDSAGFRLFERLNGRLQLTDEGAELFRDVERAFVSLKSLEDSAEQIRRSGTGRLRVGAVPSIALTQMPEVIGRFREAHPGVAVSLLTNDSPRVAHWVASQFCDLGVVSYVSRDVSGIEATKICEVPGVCAFPAGHRLGAFEVVGPADLEHESFIALSLVDGTRMKIDQRFREAGVELRHKELETPYEATVCALVAGGLGVSVVSRAAAQAYQGRGLDYRPFAPDVPFATHLLRPSRGTQSLLAQRFAATLREVVGPRS, encoded by the coding sequence ATGAAGTTCAAGCAAGTGGAAGCGTTTCGCGCGGTCATCCAGACGGGCTCGATGACGGCGGCGGCCGATGCACTGCATACCTCGCAGCCCAACATCAGCCGGTTGATCGGGCAGTTGGAGGACAGTGCGGGGTTTCGGCTGTTCGAGCGCCTCAACGGTCGTCTGCAACTGACCGACGAGGGCGCGGAGCTCTTTCGCGACGTCGAGCGTGCGTTCGTGAGTCTGAAAAGCCTGGAGGACTCGGCCGAACAGATTCGCCGCTCAGGCACCGGACGGCTGCGTGTGGGCGCCGTGCCGTCGATCGCGCTCACTCAGATGCCCGAAGTGATAGGGCGGTTTCGCGAAGCGCACCCTGGCGTTGCCGTCTCACTCCTGACCAACGACTCGCCGCGTGTGGCGCACTGGGTGGCGTCGCAATTCTGCGATCTGGGCGTGGTGTCCTACGTGAGCCGCGACGTCTCCGGCATCGAGGCGACGAAGATCTGCGAGGTCCCGGGCGTGTGCGCGTTCCCGGCCGGGCATCGGCTGGGTGCGTTCGAGGTTGTGGGGCCGGCCGATCTGGAGCACGAGTCGTTCATCGCGCTATCGCTGGTCGATGGCACACGCATGAAGATCGACCAGCGGTTTCGAGAAGCCGGCGTGGAGCTTCGGCACAAGGAACTGGAAACACCGTACGAAGCGACCGTCTGTGCGTTGGTTGCCGGCGGGCTTGGTGTGAGCGTGGTGAGCCGGGCGGCCGCGCAGGCGTATCAGGGACGCGGTCTCGACTATCGTCCGTTCGCGCCCGACGTGCCGTTCGCGACGCATCTGCTGCGCCCCTCGCGAGGCACGCAAAGCCTGCTCGCCCAGCGCTTCGCGGCGACGTTGCGGGAGGTGGTGGGGCCGAGGTCGTAA
- a CDS encoding IS110 family transposase: MNSMAVGVDIAKQVFQVHYVDQHTGEIVNKPIKRAKFLEHFANRAPSLIGMEACGGAHHWARQLAKMGHEVRLMPAEFVKAFNIRNKNDAADARAIWLAVQQPSKPVAVKTEMQQAMLALHRMREQLVKFRTMQMNGLRGLLTEYGEVMSRGRAKLDQEIAIALGRLAERLPGALIDTLREQWSGLARLDEQIAEIERRMLEWKKEDKAVKAISEIPGVGLLTATAAVAMMGDAKAFRSGREFAAWAGLVPKQTGSGGKVNLHGISKRGDTYLRTLLIHGARSVLSHAKEPGPWVEQMKKRRPANVVIVALANKTARTIWAVLAHDRPYRKDYVSVKPA, encoded by the coding sequence ATGAACAGTATGGCCGTAGGCGTCGACATCGCCAAGCAGGTTTTCCAGGTGCATTACGTCGATCAGCACACCGGAGAGATTGTGAACAAGCCGATCAAGCGGGCAAAGTTTCTGGAGCACTTCGCGAACAGAGCGCCGAGCCTGATCGGCATGGAGGCGTGCGGCGGTGCGCACCACTGGGCTCGGCAACTCGCAAAGATGGGGCACGAGGTCAGATTGATGCCGGCGGAGTTCGTGAAGGCGTTCAACATCCGCAACAAGAACGACGCGGCGGATGCCCGGGCGATTTGGCTGGCGGTACAGCAGCCGAGCAAGCCGGTGGCGGTGAAGACGGAAATGCAGCAGGCGATGCTGGCGCTGCACCGGATGCGCGAGCAGTTGGTGAAATTCCGCACGATGCAGATGAACGGACTGCGCGGCCTGCTAACGGAATACGGCGAGGTGATGAGCCGTGGCCGGGCGAAGCTGGACCAGGAAATAGCCATTGCGCTTGGTCGGCTCGCGGAGCGCCTGCCGGGAGCGTTGATCGATACGTTGCGCGAGCAGTGGAGCGGGCTGGCGCGGCTCGACGAGCAGATTGCCGAGATCGAACGCCGGATGCTCGAATGGAAGAAGGAAGACAAGGCGGTAAAGGCGATCAGCGAGATACCCGGCGTGGGATTGCTCACGGCGACGGCGGCAGTGGCGATGATGGGCGACGCGAAGGCGTTTCGCTCCGGACGCGAATTCGCCGCGTGGGCGGGTCTGGTACCGAAGCAGACGGGCTCGGGCGGCAAGGTGAACTTGCACGGGATCAGCAAGAGGGGCGACACCTATCTGCGCACGCTGCTGATTCACGGTGCGCGAAGCGTGTTGAGCCATGCGAAGGAACCGGGTCCGTGGGTCGAGCAGATGAAGAAGCGACGGCCGGCGAATGTGGTGATCGTCGCACTGGCCAACAAGACGGCACGGACGATCTGGGCGGTGCTGGCCCATGATCGGCCGTATCGGAAGGACTACGTGAGCGTGAAGCCAGCCTGA
- a CDS encoding transporter substrate-binding domain-containing protein, translated as MPSLRRSFVAATAVFAVIVTVGAGARSALAAPGDMPPLPADIKAQGQLHVGVRCDQPPYGYQDGSGAFAGVEVEMGRQIAEWALGSKDKAVFTCVTAENRVPQLLGRKVDLLIATLGVSPERSRVIDFTQPYRWGASDVVVRRDSGINKLADLKGKTLVALKGSVQAKWFEDHMPEVKMLRLNTAADAMQTFRQGRADAYTHDAATLVVAAAQDPGAKLLGQYFQISDAAIGVRKNEAAWRDYLSAAITRMRYEGRFVQWVKLNVPESIRSYYLAVFQQGRPKETL; from the coding sequence ATGCCAAGCTTGCGCCGTTCGTTCGTTGCCGCCACCGCCGTCTTCGCCGTGATCGTCACGGTGGGGGCAGGCGCCCGATCCGCTCTCGCCGCGCCGGGCGACATGCCGCCGCTGCCGGCGGACATCAAGGCGCAGGGACAGTTGCACGTGGGCGTGCGCTGCGACCAGCCGCCCTACGGCTATCAGGACGGCAGCGGCGCATTTGCCGGCGTGGAAGTCGAGATGGGGCGCCAGATCGCCGAATGGGCGCTCGGCTCGAAGGACAAGGCCGTGTTCACGTGTGTGACGGCGGAGAACCGTGTGCCGCAACTGCTCGGTCGCAAGGTCGATCTGCTCATCGCCACGCTGGGCGTGTCGCCCGAGCGCTCCCGCGTGATCGACTTCACGCAGCCGTACCGCTGGGGCGCCAGCGACGTCGTGGTGCGTCGCGATAGCGGCATCAACAAGCTGGCCGATCTCAAGGGCAAGACGCTCGTCGCGCTGAAGGGCTCCGTGCAGGCCAAGTGGTTCGAGGACCACATGCCCGAGGTCAAGATGCTGCGCCTGAACACGGCCGCCGACGCGATGCAGACCTTCCGTCAGGGACGCGCCGACGCCTATACGCACGACGCCGCAACGCTCGTGGTCGCGGCCGCGCAGGACCCGGGCGCCAAGCTGCTGGGCCAGTATTTCCAGATTTCCGATGCGGCCATCGGCGTGCGCAAGAACGAGGCCGCATGGCGCGACTATCTGTCGGCGGCGATCACGCGCATGCGCTACGAAGGCCGCTTCGTGCAATGGGTCAAGCTGAACGTGCCCGAATCGATCCGCAGCTACTACCTCGCAGTGTTCCAGCAGGGACGTCCGAAGGAAACGCTGTAA
- a CDS encoding amino acid ABC transporter permease: protein MDFDVAYLLAQWPALWRGALMTLQVSVIAIACSALIGVVGCAIRIFRVPVLSQLVTGYVELMRNTPILVQLFFIFYGLPAIGVGLSLFASGVLCLSLWAGAYQIENLRGGMASVGRRMYESCHALSLRPWHYFTLIALPIALRHALPGMLNTAISLLKNSSYLQAIGLMELTFVAVDRIATDFRPLEMFGAILVLYLGMVAVLALLAHRLSAWLQRPFRTH, encoded by the coding sequence ATGGATTTCGACGTCGCTTATCTTCTCGCGCAATGGCCCGCGCTATGGCGAGGCGCACTCATGACACTGCAGGTGTCGGTCATCGCCATCGCCTGCTCCGCGCTGATCGGCGTGGTCGGCTGTGCCATCCGCATCTTCCGCGTACCTGTGCTCTCGCAACTCGTGACCGGCTACGTGGAACTGATGCGCAACACGCCGATTCTCGTGCAACTGTTCTTCATCTTCTACGGCCTGCCGGCGATCGGTGTCGGACTGTCGCTGTTCGCCTCGGGTGTGCTGTGCCTGTCGCTGTGGGCCGGCGCCTATCAGATCGAGAACCTGCGTGGTGGCATGGCCAGCGTGGGGCGTCGCATGTACGAGTCGTGTCATGCGCTGTCGCTGCGACCGTGGCACTACTTCACGCTGATCGCGCTGCCGATCGCCTTGCGCCATGCATTGCCCGGCATGCTCAACACGGCGATTTCGCTGCTCAAGAATTCGTCGTATCTGCAGGCCATCGGCCTTATGGAACTGACGTTCGTCGCGGTGGACCGCATTGCCACGGACTTCCGGCCGCTCGAGATGTTCGGCGCGATTCTCGTGCTGTACCTCGGCATGGTGGCCGTGCTCGCACTGCTCGCGCACCGGCTCTCGGCCTGGTTGCAACGTCCGTTCCGAACTCATTGA
- a CDS encoding amino acid ABC transporter permease has product MHVILENWLVIAKGLRMTLALAGAVLACTTVISLVLGVLATLPNRWLKLAVHGYVELFRSIPLIVNVFCVFFVAPMFGLDLSPFVAATVGLSLWGGANGTVVVSGGIASVPPHQWKSAAALGLRRWQIYRYVIGPQSVGAILPAYTGLLTLLVQSTSLGALIGVSEFLKVNQNIIERATIMQGRNPAFEVYGLVLIVYFVICSALSALSRYLERRLQRERVRPLTQQG; this is encoded by the coding sequence ATGCATGTCATTCTCGAAAACTGGCTCGTCATCGCCAAGGGGCTGCGCATGACGCTGGCCCTCGCCGGCGCCGTACTCGCCTGCACCACGGTGATCTCGCTCGTGCTCGGTGTGCTCGCCACGCTGCCGAACCGCTGGCTCAAGCTCGCCGTCCACGGCTATGTGGAACTGTTTCGCTCGATTCCCCTGATCGTGAACGTGTTCTGCGTGTTCTTCGTGGCGCCGATGTTCGGGCTCGACCTGAGCCCCTTCGTTGCAGCCACGGTGGGCCTGTCGCTGTGGGGAGGCGCCAACGGTACGGTCGTGGTCTCGGGCGGCATCGCGTCGGTTCCGCCGCACCAATGGAAGAGCGCGGCCGCGTTGGGCCTGCGCCGCTGGCAGATCTATCGTTACGTGATCGGCCCGCAGTCGGTCGGCGCCATTCTGCCCGCGTACACGGGGCTGCTCACCTTGCTCGTGCAGTCGACCTCGCTCGGTGCGCTCATCGGCGTGAGCGAGTTCCTCAAGGTCAATCAGAACATCATCGAGCGCGCGACCATCATGCAGGGCCGCAACCCCGCCTTCGAAGTCTACGGGCTCGTGCTCATCGTCTATTTCGTCATCTGCTCGGCGCTCAGCGCGCTGTCCCGCTACCTTGAACGCCGCTTGCAACGCGAGCGCGTTCGCCCGCTCACTCAACAGGGTTGA
- the argH gene encoding argininosuccinate lyase, which yields MSISKVSRRLTESAAPEVNDIIFKPRLAGFEETFAPLGDINKAHVVMLAEQGLIRPEHASALARGILAMEAAGPGAVPLDPSREDAYFNYEAHLMDQVGADVGGRMHTGRSRNDILATLDRLRGRATLIELIEALLRVRASALEQAQRHAEVVMPGYTHLQPAQPMTYGFYLAGVAQALERDTRRLMDTLSHMNVCPLGAAAFAGTPFAIDRQRTAELLGFDTFVDNALDAVGSRDFVLESIADLSLLAVLWSRVAQDYFVWTTHEFGMIEFPDSVATTSSIMPQKKNPVVLEYLKGRTGQIVAALMACSMAIKGTNFTHTGDANREGTQGFWDAARETIRCLNLLDLVVRTARPVEGRAGRLAAEDFSTATALADHMVREHDLSFRAAHHVVGAVVRDAMDRGVPADRIDAQMVEAAAREQLGAPLGIDADAVRACLDPVSNVAARASAGSPSPDTLRAHVHAALARLETTRASLAQWHERLAAAQRELQEATQALAGRQ from the coding sequence ATGTCCATCTCGAAAGTCAGTCGCCGGCTCACCGAGTCCGCCGCGCCGGAAGTCAACGACATCATTTTCAAACCTCGTCTGGCCGGCTTCGAAGAAACGTTCGCGCCGCTTGGCGATATCAACAAGGCGCACGTGGTGATGCTCGCCGAGCAGGGCCTGATCCGCCCGGAACACGCCTCGGCGCTCGCTCGTGGCATTCTCGCCATGGAAGCGGCGGGCCCGGGCGCCGTGCCGCTCGACCCCAGCCGTGAAGACGCCTATTTCAACTACGAGGCGCACCTGATGGATCAGGTCGGCGCCGATGTCGGCGGGCGCATGCACACCGGCCGCAGCCGCAACGACATTCTCGCGACGCTCGACCGTCTCCGCGGACGCGCCACGCTGATCGAACTCATCGAAGCGCTGTTGCGTGTGCGCGCGAGTGCGCTGGAGCAGGCGCAGCGTCATGCGGAAGTCGTCATGCCAGGCTACACGCATCTGCAGCCGGCGCAGCCCATGACCTACGGCTTCTATCTGGCCGGCGTGGCGCAGGCGCTCGAGCGCGACACCCGCCGTCTGATGGACACGCTCTCGCATATGAACGTCTGCCCGCTGGGCGCCGCGGCGTTCGCCGGCACGCCGTTTGCGATCGACCGTCAGCGCACCGCCGAACTGCTCGGTTTCGACACGTTCGTCGACAACGCGCTCGACGCGGTGGGCTCCCGCGATTTTGTGCTCGAGAGCATTGCGGATCTGAGTCTGCTGGCGGTGCTGTGGAGCCGGGTGGCGCAGGACTATTTCGTGTGGACGACACACGAGTTCGGCATGATCGAGTTCCCCGACAGCGTGGCGACGACGTCGAGCATCATGCCGCAGAAGAAGAACCCGGTCGTGCTCGAATACCTGAAGGGGCGCACCGGCCAGATCGTGGCGGCGCTGATGGCGTGCTCCATGGCGATCAAGGGCACTAACTTCACCCACACCGGCGATGCCAACCGCGAGGGCACGCAGGGCTTCTGGGATGCGGCGCGCGAGACGATCCGCTGCTTGAACCTGCTCGACCTCGTCGTGCGCACGGCCCGGCCGGTGGAGGGGCGTGCGGGGCGTCTGGCCGCGGAAGACTTCTCCACGGCCACCGCGTTGGCCGATCACATGGTGCGCGAGCATGACCTGTCGTTCCGCGCGGCGCACCACGTGGTGGGCGCGGTGGTGCGAGACGCGATGGACCGGGGCGTGCCGGCGGACCGGATCGACGCGCAGATGGTCGAGGCAGCCGCCCGCGAACAACTGGGCGCACCGCTGGGCATCGACGCCGATGCGGTGCGCGCGTGTCTCGACCCGGTGAGCAACGTGGCGGCGCGCGCATCGGCCGGCAGTCCGAGTCCGGACACGCTGCGCGCGCACGTGCACGCCGCGCTGGCGCGACTGGAGACGACGCGTGCGAGTCTCGCGCAGTGGCATGAGCGACTGGCCGCTGCACAGCGTGAGTTGCAGGAGGCCACGCAAGCCCTGGCGGGGCGCCAATGA
- a CDS encoding amino acid ABC transporter ATP-binding protein, giving the protein MSALLSIRGLRKHFGPHQVVNGVDLDVFPGEVVVVIGPSGSGKSTLIRCLNSLETPTDGTVTLGSAATDVRDHRAMAKLREDVGMVFQDYTLFPHLSILRNITLAPVKLGRMKLAEAERTAHALLERVGLAHKANAYPASLSGGQQQRVAIVRALAMKPKLMLFDEPTSALDPETVGEVLAVMRDLARDGMTMIVVTHEMGFAREVADRVVFFDHGRIVESGSPEEIFGAPREARTRQFLSSVLR; this is encoded by the coding sequence ATGAGCGCGCTGCTCTCGATTCGCGGTCTGCGAAAGCACTTCGGTCCGCATCAGGTCGTCAACGGCGTCGACCTCGATGTCTTCCCGGGGGAAGTCGTGGTGGTGATCGGGCCGAGCGGTTCGGGCAAATCGACGCTGATTCGATGCCTGAATAGCCTGGAGACACCCACCGACGGCACCGTCACGTTGGGCAGTGCGGCGACCGACGTGCGCGATCATCGGGCCATGGCGAAGTTGCGCGAGGACGTGGGCATGGTGTTTCAGGATTACACGCTGTTCCCTCACCTGAGCATCTTGCGCAACATTACGCTGGCCCCGGTCAAGCTCGGGCGCATGAAGCTCGCGGAGGCCGAGCGCACCGCACATGCGTTGCTCGAGCGGGTAGGGCTGGCGCACAAGGCGAACGCTTATCCTGCGTCGCTCTCGGGCGGGCAGCAGCAGCGCGTGGCGATCGTGCGTGCGCTGGCGATGAAGCCGAAGCTCATGCTGTTCGACGAACCGACGTCGGCGCTTGACCCGGAGACGGTGGGCGAGGTACTCGCGGTGATGCGGGATCTGGCGCGCGACGGGATGACGATGATCGTCGTCACGCACGAGATGGGCTTCGCGCGCGAGGTGGCCGATCGCGTGGTGTTCTTCGATCACGGCCGCATCGTCGAGAGCGGCTCGCCCGAGGAGATATTCGGCGCGCCGCGCGAGGCGAGAACGCGGCAGTTCTTGAGTAGTGTGTTGCGGTGA
- the pip gene encoding prolyl aminopeptidase — protein sequence MNDTRLYAPTEPIASGLLNVDGKNEIYWEASGNPKGKPALYLHGGPGSGLDSGSYRRMFDPQSYYLIGIEQRGCGRSRPLATADLDNLPDNNTQTLISDIENIRRHLGIESWLVSGLSWGASLALALAQSHPDHVSALVLMAVTTTSRSEVDWLTEGVGRIFPEAWEAFRLGARAHPGERLVEAYARRLASPDRQVRLEAARSWNEWESTHISLDPNFTPIAERFDAEQASVFATLVTHYWANDGFLSGDATILERMPLIADMPAVLIHGRRDFSCPPITPWQLHQVWPASRLVIVEEEGHGGPECRARMRAALDAFR from the coding sequence ATGAACGACACCCGACTTTATGCGCCGACGGAGCCGATAGCATCGGGCCTGCTGAACGTTGACGGGAAAAATGAAATCTATTGGGAAGCGTCGGGAAACCCGAAAGGCAAGCCCGCGCTTTACCTGCACGGCGGCCCTGGAAGCGGGCTGGATTCGGGCAGTTATCGCCGGATGTTCGATCCCCAGAGCTACTACCTGATTGGCATCGAGCAGAGAGGCTGCGGCCGCAGCCGACCTCTGGCGACGGCCGATCTCGACAACCTGCCCGACAACAACACACAGACGCTCATCAGCGATATCGAGAACATCCGGCGTCACCTTGGCATCGAGTCGTGGCTGGTGTCGGGGCTCTCCTGGGGAGCCTCGCTGGCGCTCGCGCTTGCGCAAAGCCATCCCGATCATGTGTCCGCACTCGTCTTGATGGCCGTGACGACCACGAGCCGATCGGAGGTGGACTGGCTCACGGAAGGCGTTGGGCGCATATTTCCCGAGGCGTGGGAGGCCTTCCGACTTGGCGCCCGCGCGCATCCCGGAGAGAGATTGGTCGAAGCCTATGCACGCCGATTGGCCTCACCCGATCGACAAGTCCGCCTGGAGGCCGCACGTTCCTGGAACGAATGGGAATCGACGCACATCTCGCTCGATCCGAATTTCACCCCGATCGCCGAGCGTTTCGACGCCGAGCAAGCCTCGGTCTTCGCAACGCTCGTCACACACTACTGGGCGAACGACGGCTTCCTGAGCGGCGACGCGACCATCCTCGAACGGATGCCGTTGATCGCAGACATGCCCGCCGTATTGATCCATGGACGCCGCGATTTCAGTTGCCCACCGATCACGCCGTGGCAGTTGCATCAAGTCTGGCCCGCCAGCCGGCTGGTCATCGTTGAAGAAGAGGGGCATGGAGGCCCCGAGTGCAGAGCACGCATGCGAGCGGCGCTCGACGCATTCCGATGA